TCATTGCAGGATAAGGAAATTGAGCTGATAAAAAAAGCCCTTGATAAGCATGATGGCAAGAGGAAATATGCTGCCCGGGATTTGGGTATTTCAGAGAGAACCCTGTACAGAAAAATCAAGGAATATAATTTGGGTTAAAAAAATGAAAATGAGAAAGTTATACTATATCTTTTTGCTTTTTGCTTTTTTATTGTCCACAAGATGCACTGTTCAATATTCGATGGGCGGGGCCAATATTCAATCGGATGTAAATACCATTAACATTCAGGATTTTTCCAACCAGGCAACAAGCGGTCCTGCCAATCTGGGTCAGTTCTTTACCAACGAGTTAAAGGACAAGTTTCAGTCTCAAACCCGGCTGACCCAGGTAAATGATCGGGGCGATCTGAATTTTAGCGGCCAGATAACAGATTATGAAACACGCCCTGTATCCGTTGGGGGAGAGCAAACTGCCCAAATGACCCGTTTGACAATAACGGTCAATGTTCGGTTTACCAATGAAAAACATCCGGACAACAGTTATGAATCAAACTTTTCACAATATGAAGACTTTGATTCATCTCAAAACCTCTCAAGCGTCGAAAACGAACTTGTTGAATCCATAACAGAAAAGCTGGTCGATGACATATTTCAAAAAGCTGTTGTGAATTGGTAAATGCCAATGGAAAAGGAAGACATCATAAAATATATTGAAAACCCTCATGAATTAGATGAATACAGCTTCTCTGAATTAAGGGCCGTGTTGAAGAAGTATCCTTATTTTCAGACAGCCCATCAACTTTTGTTGCTGAATCTGAAAATTATAGATGATCCCAGATTCAGAGAATTTTTAAAACAATCGGCCGTTTATATAAAAAACAGAGAAAAATTTTATCGGCTGATCAATGATTTATTGGCCAGAGAAGAGACATCTTCGGATAAAGAACAGATCTCCGGGGAATATTATAATAAAGAACAGGCGGGACCTGATGAAGAGGATGACAGGGAAACAAAAGATGAATCCGGACCTGTTCCAGATCAAAAGGGCTTAAAGGAAAAAACGGAGAAACCAAAGAGAGATAAGGACTATTCAACCGCTTATCTGAAGCAAAGAATATCAGATACCTTATCAGTACAAAAGGAAGACAGTAATAATAAAAAGGAGAATCTACCGGACGATAGCAATGATTTTTTCATACTGGATAAAGCTTCCCAGGTGGAAGAAAAAATGTCGAGAAAATTTCAGGAAAAGTTTGAAAAGGAAAGCCGGGAAGAAAAAGATGCGGGTTCAGATGTCGGATCGTCCGGTGAATCAGATGATTTTGAGCTGGACAGCAGTGAGAAAAAAGAAACAGAAGAACAAAAACCCCAAAACAAACGCAAGGGAAAATATTCATCGGGGGAGTATTTCACAGGTGAGGATTATCGGGGAGTTATCAAAAAAAACGAGCAGAACGAAGATTTGATTGATAAATTTATTAAAGAGACACCGGAGATTAAAAATGTTCATCCCCCGGAAAATGTAAATAAGGAAGAGGATATTTCATTGCCGAGTATAAAGGAAAATGAAGAAATGTTGTCAGAAAAACTGGCCAACATATATATAAAGCAAGGATATTACAATAAAGCGATTTCAGCTTATGAAAAATTAAGTTTGAAATATCCGAAAAAAAGTGATTACTTTGCAGAACAAATTGAGAAACTAAGAAATATTATTAACGAACAACAAAAATAATTAGATATGTATTTATTAGTGTCTGTTTTGATCATTATTGTCAGTGTCTTGATGGTACTGATTGTTTTGGTTCAGAATTCCAAAGGCGGTGGACTTGCATCTAACTTTGCCGGCTCGAGTCAGGTAATGGGAGTTAGAAAGACAGCAGATTTTTTGGAAAAAGCAACCTGGACTCTTGCAGTAAGCTTACTTGTGCTTAGCTTATTGGCCAGTATGACCATTCCCAGGGGAACTCAGGAGGAAAGATCAAGAATCCAGGACCAAATTGATAATGCGGTAGATCCTTCACAGATGCCTTCATTTCCTACCTCAACACCTGAAGATCAGGGAGGAGGTCAGGGTCAGCCGCAGCCTCAACAACTGCCGGATCAAGGATCTCAGGATCAAACGCCCCTTCCACCCGAAGAATAAGTTCAGCAGTTAAATGATAAAAAAAGGTGTCAGCTTGTCATAATATGAGCTGACACCTTTTTTTATCCCCATCTCCTGTCAGGTTGGTTAAGCATGGAGTGGTCATTCGTTATTTACTGAATATTCTACAAATCAAATCATTATAAAATTATCTGTTTTGTTGAAGCATTGGAAATATTTTCTTTGGCATAAAATATGTTGAAAAGGAAAACGAATTTTGAAAGTGTAACCCTCAAATTAAGAAACAAATGAAGCAAAAACCGTTAAAAGACAGAGTGTTAGTTGAACCGATGGAGGCAGAAGAGAAGACTGCCAGTGGTATTATCATACCGGATTCAGCAAAGGAAAAACCTCAGAAAGGTACTGTGGTTGCTGTAGGAGATGGTAAAAAGGATGAACCGATGACCGTAAAAGAAGGTAATACGGTCGTTTATGGTAGATATGCAGGAACAGAAATAACCATTGACGACAAAGATTATCTGATTATGCGGGAAGAGGATATTTTGTTAATAGAAGAGTAAATAATTTAAGTATTAATAATCATAAAAAAATCTGTGAAAAATGGCAAAAGATTTAAGATTTGATATTGAAGCAAGAGATTCTCTTAAAAGAGGTATTGACAAGCTTGCAAGTGCACTGAAGGTTACTTTAGGCCCTTCAGGACGTAACGTAGTGATCGAGAAAAAGTATGGTGCTCCGCAGATCACTAAGGACGGAGTAACAGTAGCTAAAGAGATTGAGTTCTCGGACAAGTATGAAAACGTTGGAGCCCAGATGGTAAAAGAGGTAGCGTCTAAAACAGCAGATGATGCAGGTGATGGTACTACCACTGCAACCCTTTTGGCTGATTCGATGGCTACCGTTGGAATGAAAAACGTTACTGCTGGTGCCAATCCTATGGACCTGAAAAGAGGTATCGACAGGGCAGTGAGAGAAGTGGTTAAGAATCTGGGCCAGCAAAGGAAAAGCATTCAGACCAATACCATCATTGAAAAAGCCCAGGAGTTATTTGAAAAGCCTGAAGAAGGCAAGGAAAAAACGGAATTAAGCTATGACGAAAGAGAGAAAATTCTGAATGAAGTTATTAAAGAGGATGAGATTGCTCAGGTTGGTTCCATTTCGGCTAATAATGAGAAGGAACTGGGCGTAATGTTGTCATATGCCATGTCTAAGGCAGGCGTTGAAGGCGTTATTACCGTAGAGGAAGCCAAAGGTACGGAAACTTATGTGGACGTTGTGGAAGGAATGCAGTTTGACCGGGGATACATTTCTCCTTATTTTGTTACTGACAGTGAGAAAATGCAGGCTGTTCTGGAGAATCCCTACATCCTCATTACTGATAAGAAGATATCTGTAATGAAGGATTTGATGCCTATTCTTGAATCTACTGCACAGAGCGGCAAACCCTTGCTGATAATTGGTGAAGATATTGAGGGTGAAGCATTGGCTACCCTGGTAGTTAACAAAATGAGAGGTTCCCTGAAAGTTGCAGCAGTAAAAGCTCCTGGGTTTGGCGACAGAAGAAAAGAAATGCTGGAGGATATTGCCATTTTGACAGGAGGAACCGTCATTACAGAAGATAAAGGATTGACTCTTGAAAATGCAACGATTGAAATGCTGGGTTCTGCAGAAAAGGTTTCCATTGACAAGGAAAACACTACAGTTGTCAATGGCAACGGTGATACCAAGAACATTCAATCAAGAGTTAATCAGATCAAGAAACAAATTGAAAACACCACTTCCGATTATGACAAAGAAAAGCTGCAGGAACGTCTTGCCAAATTAGCAGGTGGTGTTGCTGTACTTTACATCGGAGCAGCCAGTGAAGTGGAAATGAAGGAAAAGAAAGACAGGACTGACGATGCACTGCACGCTACAAGGGCAGCAGTAGAAGAAGGCATTGTTCCCGGTGGCGGAGTCGCTTATGTCAGAGCGATTCAGGCACTTGAAAATCTGGAAGGAGCCAATGAGGACGAAACCACTGGCATCGCCATAGTGAAAAAAGCTCTTGAAGAACCACTTCGTCGCATTGCTGAAAATGCCGGTGTTGAAGGTTCAATTGTTATCAATGCTGTATTACAGGGAGAAGGCGATTATGGCTACAATGCCAGAGCAGGGAAATATGAAAATCTTATCTCTGCAGGTGTGATAGATCCTACTAAGGTTGCAAGAATTGCAATTGAAAATGCCGCTTCCATTTCCGGTATGTTCCTCACAACCGAATGTGTATTGGTTGATGAAGAAGATGAAGACGAAGGCCAGGGTGCCGGAGCAGGTGGAATGGGCGGTGGAATGCCTGGAATGATGTAATTCCATTCCACTATATATATCTAAAAAATCCCCTCCTTACGAACAGGAGGGGATTTTTTTGGTCAATGATCTGTAAAACTATCTCTTTTATGCTATAAATGTATACGATACGTTCCGATTACCCAACCACGTGGTTGCTTTTCTCACAATAAAACGGAACCAGTTTTTAATCTACTTTAATGTGACCCCAGTTTTCTCCGGAACGAATCCTGTTCAATTGGGTGTGGGTAATTCCAAATTCTTTGGCCAGTTTATAGAGCTTGTTTTTCCCCCGTTTTAGTTTCTTTTTCAAACGGATGACATCTGTTTCCGTTAATTTGGAATAATTGATGGTGCCCCGCTTATAGTTGGGATTGATCTTTTGATGTTCAAACATGGTTTCTTTCGTCACCCATTTCAGATTCTTGTAGTAGTTGTTCTGTTTGTCAAAATCAAGATGGATCACATGTTGTTGTAGAGGACTATCTTTTTCCAGAAAATTTTCGGCAACCAGCTTGTGAACATACTTTGTGGTTCTTTTGCCATTGGCCAGTTTGATGTTTAATACCTTGTAACCTTTCAGGGAAGCACCATTGATGATATTGCCTTCTTTTTTGTTGACTTTATAACTTTTGATTCTTCCGTAATTGGATATTTCATATTTTTCATCTTCCGAAACACCCTCGAAATCAACAGGTGCCCATTTTTCATCCCAATATGAAGCGCTCATTAGTANNNNNNNNNNNNNNNNNNNNNNNNNNNNNNNNNNNNNNNNNNNNNNNNNNNNNNNNNNNNNNNNNNNNNNNNNNNNNNNNNNNNNNNNNNNNNNNNNNNNNNNNNNNNNNNNNNNNNNNNNNNNNNNNNNNNNNNNGTTAAAGTTCTTCTTTAATGACCGAAGCCATGGATTTAAGGCTTTCGGGATTTATTTCAATGGCGTTGCCTACCACGACCATATCGGCCCCTGCACGGCAAACCCTTTGCACATCTTCCGGGGTTTTCAGACCGCCTCCCACAATCAGTGGCAGGTTGACATGCTCTTTAACATGTTTTATGACCTCCGAATAAACCGGTTGACTGGCTCCGCTACCGGATTCGAGATAGATCAGACGGTGGCCGAGCAATTCTCCCGCCATGGCCGTGGAGCTTATTATCTCCGGTTTGTCTTCAGGTATGGGTTTGGTATTGCTGATGTATTCCACAGAGGATGTTTTGCCTCCGTTTATTAGAATATATCCCGTAGGAATCACTTCGAGACTGCTTTTTTTCAACATATTTGCCGCCAATACATGATTTCCTATTAACAAGTCGGGATTCCTCCCCGATATGAGCGAAAGAAAAAGTATCCCGTCCGCATGGTGGGATATCTGCATCAAATTTCCCGGAAATAATACAATGGGGATATCTGTAGAACTTTTGATTGTTTTTATGGTATGGTCCAGTGTATCGCTTAATAAGCTTCCGCCTGTCAGAATAAAATCTACTTTTACATCATTGGCCAGTTTGATAACGTGATCCAGACTGTAATGATCGTATTTCTCCGGATCAATATGCAGGGAAAAAAGTTTTCGCTTTTTGTAATTATGAATAATTGTGTTGTAAATCATCGTTAAGTGACTCTTTGCGACACCAAACCACGGAATAATTGTTTATGGAAAAATAATTCAATTTGAACCGGTCACTGATGTCTTTATAATGTACGTTGCCATGCATGATACCGCTCTCATCAGGAATAAATGGTTCTATGGTAATGTTGTTTTTCAGGCTCATTCTTTTTCTGTCGCATATTTTATAAAGTGCTTCCTTTGCACACCAATGTAAATATAAATGGTAGATTTTTTGGGAATGATCTATCTGTTTTAATTCTTTTTCTTTTAAAAATTTAGTGGCAATATTTCCGATTATTGGCCGCATTTTTTCTATATCAATTCCAACATGTTTGTCTTTGCATATAAGAATGGTTGCATAGCGGTCAGAGTGCGATATGCTTATGTTATACGATCTGTCGGACAAATAGGGCCTTCTGTTACCATTGTACAGGATTTTATTTTTTTTATTTGTCAATGTGTCCAGCAATACCCTGATGCTTAGCCATTCCAGTTTTCTTTTCTGATTTCTGAAGGCCAGTAAGGTTTCATAATCATTTTGATCAAGATCAACTCGGGAAAATAGGTCACTGTACTCCTCGGTGATTTGCCAAACACCTAATTTGCAATGTGTGTTGACTTGTTTGTCAATCACAATTCCCATATTATCTTTGTTTTTTCCATTGCAGGGTTTCAATCAGATGTCTCATGTCCTTCTTAACAAATTGTATTACCGGGGCAAGGGAATCCTTGTTGGGTTCGGTTCTGAAGTACAATGATCCCCTCAGGAAATTTTTGGTGCTGTCGGTCACAAAGAATTGGGCAGGAGAGGCAACGTTACCTTCTAAATTGTAAAATATACCGTATACTTCCCGGTTTTTATCCGTGTATCGTTCCTCTTCAATGGCTTCGGCTTTTATGGTGTGTTTGTATGCCAAATCTCTTGCATCTTCTGCATAGCTTTTGAAATTGTTTTCTATGCGTTTATAACTGATATGGATGTCACCGTTAAACTCCGGGTAATGGATGTTTAGCCAGCAATCCTGACCGGTTCCTCCCGGATCTCTTAATATTTCCGAATAAACAGGATACTCGAATGTATAGGAACAGTTGATCTGAAGGGATTGATACTTTTTTTCCGGCAGATCAATCCTAAAATATCCCCGGGGACGAGGGGTGGTTTGGCTTTTGTTTCTGCAGTTTCCGAAGATTAACACAGCAATTACAAGTAATATGGTAAAAATGGCTGAATTGCGCTGCATTTGCATGTTTAGGTTTACTTATTCAATAATTACTTTTACTTTTTTGATTCGTCTTCTGTCTGAAGATTCAACTTTGAATGTCAGATTTTTGAATCTTATTACTTCGTTTTTCCGGGGTATTTCCCCTTTCATCTCAAGGATAATGCCTGCAATGGTATCCGCATCCCCTTTGACCTCCTTAAAAAACTCATCATTCAGATTAAGTATTTTATAAAAATCATTCAACAGGGTTTTGCCTTCAAATATAAAGGTATTGTTATCGATTTTGGAATAAAACATTTCATCGGTATCCGATTCATCGGCAATTTCCCCAACAATTTCTTCCAAAATATCCTCCAGGGTAACAATTCCATAAGTCCCCCCATATTCATCGATAACAATGGCCATATGGATTTTGTTGTCCTGAAAATCCTTTAACAGGCCATTGATCTTCTTGGTTTCAGGTATAAAGTATGGAGGTCTGATCAACTTTTGCCATTGAAATTCTTCTTTGTTGTTTATATAAGGCAAAAGGTCTTTTATGTATAGGATGCCTTTGACGTTGTCGAAGCTATCCTCATAGACGGGTATTCTGGTGTGACCGGAATCGATAATGATATTCATCAATTCTTTAAATTCTGTAGAGATATCTACGGCAACCACATCAATACGGGATTTCATGATTTCTTTGGCATCGATGTTGCCAAACTTGATGATGCCTTTTAGAATATTTTTATCTTCCTGAATTTCGTTGGAAGACAGATTTAAAGCATCAGATAATTCATCGATGGTTAACCTTCTTCTTTTTAATAATTTTTTGGTTATCACCGAGGTTGAATTCACCAGATAATTGCTCAGCGGATAAAATAACTTGTGGATGATATTGAAAGGAGAGGCCATTATTCTGCCAAACTGGAAATGGTTGTGCGGAACAATGACTTTAACCAATACATCTCTGAAAAGAAGTATTAATACCAATATTACTGCCAGTTGAAGTAAAAAGATACCTACCGAATACTGTTCTATTATTATAAAACTATGCAGGGTATAACTTAAACAAATGAATATGGCAATATACAGTATATTTTTCAATATAAGTATTGAAGCCTTAAGGATCTGGGGAGATTCCAATAATTTTACCAGGAGGGTATTTTGGGTATCGGGATACTTTTTTAATTCTTTCAGCTTATTGGGGATAATAGCAAATATAGCATCCTCCCCCCCTGAAACAAAAGAGAGGAGGACCAGAAAAAACAAACTCAATGCCAGTAAACCAACACCATTCCCTTGAAAAGTGCTAAAACTCACCAGGGAATTTATATTCAATATGCATAAAAATGGCTCAATTGTATCCAAAGTCGACCTTCAAACTTTTTCAGGATCTAGAATGGAAGATCATCTTCATCATCGGGTATACTGCCGGCACCGGCACCTTCAGATTCACTAACCCCGTTGCTCTGAGATACAGATGTATCCTCACTCTTCTTGCCTCCGCCAAGCATTTGCATGTTGTTACCGATGATTTCGGTCATGTAACGCTTGTTACCTTCTTTGTCCTCCCAGGAACGGGTTCTGATCCTTCCTTCAATAAAAAGGGCATCACCCTTGTTTACATACTTTTCAACTACTTCAGCCTGACTTTTGAACAGAACAACGTTGTGCCATTCTGTACTGGTCACTTTTTCATTGTTCTTGTTTTTGTAAGTTTCGCTGGTAGCCAGGGGAAAGTTGGCGATGACCATACCGTTGTCCAGATGTTTCACTTCGGGGTCCTTCCCTACGTTCCCGATAAGAATTACTTTGTTAACTCCTCTGCTAAGTCCCATAATTCAAAATTTTAAAAGTTTGGTTAATTTACCGTAAAGTTATAAATTTTTATTTATATACAAATCTTTTTTAAACTATTTTTTCATATTTTTTCTTCAAGATATTTTTCAATCAGTCGCGGCACAGCCAAATTTTGTATTTTGTTCCTCTCTATCAATGTGTAATTGTTGAGGAGGAAGTTGTTGGCAGAGGAAATTTCGATTTCAACAAAGCAGGCATAAATTTTCTGGTGGGTAAGTAAGTGGGTATAGGTATTGGAGATTTTTTTTATACTGGGGGTAAGGTTCTTAAAAATTTCTTCCCACTCCTTTGAATCGGTTATCTCTTGCATTTTTAGCTCTCTGTCTGATTCAATCAAAGGGAATTGGTAAAGTGAATTCCAAATGTCATTCTCTGCCCTTTTTTGGAAAAAGAGATGCCCATTCTTCTGGATGGTTAAATAATAAAAATATCGGAGACGTTTCTTTTTGTTTTTTCTTTTTCCCGGTAATTCTTCTACTATGTTATGATGAAAGGCATAACATATTTGATTCAGGGGACAGTTTATGCATTCGGGATTACGAGGAATGCACTGGATTGCCCCAAATTCAATCATGGCTTGGTTGTGAAGTTCCGTATTTTGGGAAGGCAGTAACTTTTCGGCTTCTTTTTTGATTTGCTTTTTGCCCCTGGTAGTGTTCACGGGTGTGGAGATGCCGCTTATTCTGGAGATTACGCGCTGAACGTTACCGTCCACAACAGCCACCGGCTTTCCGAATGCAAAGGAGGCAATGGCGGAAGCCGTATAATCTCCTATTCCCTTAAGCCGGATCAGTTCTTCATAATTTTCAGGAAATCTGCCATCCATTTGATAATATATATATTGGGCCGTGGCATGTAGGTTCCTGGCTCTGGTATAATATCCCAGTCCCTGCCAGGCTTTTAATACTTCATCAAGGGAGGATGTGGCAAGAGAGTGAATATCCGGGAACCGTCGGATGAATTCCAGATAATACTCCATGCCCTGATTTACTCTTGTTTGTTGCAGGATGATTTCAGAAATCCAAATGAAATATGGATCTTTTGTATTTCGCCAGGGAAGTTCCCTTTTATGAATTTTATACCAGTTAGTTAAAACGGCGCTAATGTTCATGATTGTTGATATAGAGTATTTTAAAATAATAAATTTATCAAATTTAACATAAAAGGATTTCTTTAATAAAAATA
The DNA window shown above is from Bacteroidales bacterium and carries:
- a CDS encoding LptE family protein encodes the protein MRKLYYIFLLFAFLLSTRCTVQYSMGGANIQSDVNTINIQDFSNQATSGPANLGQFFTNELKDKFQSQTRLTQVNDRGDLNFSGQITDYETRPVSVGGEQTAQMTRLTITVNVRFTNEKHPDNSYESNFSQYEDFDSSQNLSSVENELVESITEKLVDDIFQKAVVNW
- the secG gene encoding preprotein translocase subunit SecG, with amino-acid sequence MYLLVSVLIIIVSVLMVLIVLVQNSKGGGLASNFAGSSQVMGVRKTADFLEKATWTLAVSLLVLSLLASMTIPRGTQEERSRIQDQIDNAVDPSQMPSFPTSTPEDQGGGQGQPQPQQLPDQGSQDQTPLPPEE
- a CDS encoding co-chaperone GroES, with protein sequence MKQKPLKDRVLVEPMEAEEKTASGIIIPDSAKEKPQKGTVVAVGDGKKDEPMTVKEGNTVVYGRYAGTEITIDDKDYLIMREEDILLIEE
- the groL gene encoding chaperonin GroEL (60 kDa chaperone family; promotes refolding of misfolded polypeptides especially under stressful conditions; forms two stacked rings of heptamers to form a barrel-shaped 14mer; ends can be capped by GroES; misfolded proteins enter the barrel where they are refolded when GroES binds), which encodes MAKDLRFDIEARDSLKRGIDKLASALKVTLGPSGRNVVIEKKYGAPQITKDGVTVAKEIEFSDKYENVGAQMVKEVASKTADDAGDGTTTATLLADSMATVGMKNVTAGANPMDLKRGIDRAVREVVKNLGQQRKSIQTNTIIEKAQELFEKPEEGKEKTELSYDEREKILNEVIKEDEIAQVGSISANNEKELGVMLSYAMSKAGVEGVITVEEAKGTETYVDVVEGMQFDRGYISPYFVTDSEKMQAVLENPYILITDKKISVMKDLMPILESTAQSGKPLLIIGEDIEGEALATLVVNKMRGSLKVAAVKAPGFGDRRKEMLEDIAILTGGTVITEDKGLTLENATIEMLGSAEKVSIDKENTTVVNGNGDTKNIQSRVNQIKKQIENTTSDYDKEKLQERLAKLAGGVAVLYIGAASEVEMKEKKDRTDDALHATRAAVEEGIVPGGGVAYVRAIQALENLEGANEDETTGIAIVKKALEEPLRRIAENAGVEGSIVINAVLQGEGDYGYNARAGKYENLISAGVIDPTKVARIAIENAASISGMFLTTECVLVDEEDEDEGQGAGAGGMGGGMPGMM
- a CDS encoding HNH endonuclease: LMSASYWDEKWAPVDFEGVSEDEKYEISNYGRIKSYKVNKKEGNIINGASLKGYKVLNIKLANGKRTTKYVHKLVAENFLEKDSPLQQHVIHLDFDKQNNYYKNLKWVTKETMFEHQKINPNYKRGTINYSKLTETDVIRLKKKLKRGKNKLYKLAKEFGITHTQLNRIRSGENWGHIKVD
- a CDS encoding geranylgeranylglyceryl/heptaprenylglyceryl phosphate synthase, which encodes MIYNTIIHNYKKRKLFSLHIDPEKYDHYSLDHVIKLANDVKVDFILTGGSLLSDTLDHTIKTIKSSTDIPIVLFPGNLMQISHHADGILFLSLISGRNPDLLIGNHVLAANMLKKSSLEVIPTGYILINGGKTSSVEYISNTKPIPEDKPEIISSTAMAGELLGHRLIYLESGSGASQPVYSEVIKHVKEHVNLPLIVGGGLKTPEDVQRVCRAGADMVVVGNAIEINPESLKSMASVIKEEL
- a CDS encoding 4'-phosphopantetheinyl transferase superfamily protein, producing the protein MGIVIDKQVNTHCKLGVWQITEEYSDLFSRVDLDQNDYETLLAFRNQKRKLEWLSIRVLLDTLTNKKNKILYNGNRRPYLSDRSYNISISHSDRYATILICKDKHVGIDIEKMRPIIGNIATKFLKEKELKQIDHSQKIYHLYLHWCAKEALYKICDRKRMSLKNNITIEPFIPDESGIMHGNVHYKDISDRFKLNYFSINNYSVVWCRKESLNDDLQHNYS
- the gldD gene encoding gliding motility lipoprotein GldD, which produces MQRNSAIFTILLVIAVLIFGNCRNKSQTTPRPRGYFRIDLPEKKYQSLQINCSYTFEYPVYSEILRDPGGTGQDCWLNIHYPEFNGDIHISYKRIENNFKSYAEDARDLAYKHTIKAEAIEEERYTDKNREVYGIFYNLEGNVASPAQFFVTDSTKNFLRGSLYFRTEPNKDSLAPVIQFVKKDMRHLIETLQWKKQR
- the gldE gene encoding gliding motility-associated protein GldE — protein: MDTIEPFLCILNINSLVSFSTFQGNGVGLLALSLFFLVLLSFVSGGEDAIFAIIPNKLKELKKYPDTQNTLLVKLLESPQILKASILILKNILYIAIFICLSYTLHSFIIIEQYSVGIFLLQLAVILVLILLFRDVLVKVIVPHNHFQFGRIMASPFNIIHKLFYPLSNYLVNSTSVITKKLLKRRRLTIDELSDALNLSSNEIQEDKNILKGIIKFGNIDAKEIMKSRIDVVAVDISTEFKELMNIIIDSGHTRIPVYEDSFDNVKGILYIKDLLPYINNKEEFQWQKLIRPPYFIPETKKINGLLKDFQDNKIHMAIVIDEYGGTYGIVTLEDILEEIVGEIADESDTDEMFYSKIDNNTFIFEGKTLLNDFYKILNLNDEFFKEVKGDADTIAGIILEMKGEIPRKNEVIRFKNLTFKVESSDRRRIKKVKVIIE
- the ssb gene encoding single-stranded DNA-binding protein; the encoded protein is MGLSRGVNKVILIGNVGKDPEVKHLDNGMVIANFPLATSETYKNKNNEKVTSTEWHNVVLFKSQAEVVEKYVNKGDALFIEGRIRTRSWEDKEGNKRYMTEIIGNNMQMLGGGKKSEDTSVSQSNGVSESEGAGAGSIPDDEDDLPF
- the mutY gene encoding A/G-specific adenine glycosylase, whose translation is MLKYSISTIMNISAVLTNWYKIHKRELPWRNTKDPYFIWISEIILQQTRVNQGMEYYLEFIRRFPDIHSLATSSLDEVLKAWQGLGYYTRARNLHATAQYIYYQMDGRFPENYEELIRLKGIGDYTASAIASFAFGKPVAVVDGNVQRVISRISGISTPVNTTRGKKQIKKEAEKLLPSQNTELHNQAMIEFGAIQCIPRNPECINCPLNQICYAFHHNIVEELPGKRKNKKKRLRYFYYLTIQKNGHLFFQKRAENDIWNSLYQFPLIESDRELKMQEITDSKEWEEIFKNLTPSIKKISNTYTHLLTHQKIYACFVEIEISSANNFLLNNYTLIERNKIQNLAVPRLIEKYLEEKI